One genomic segment of Occultella kanbiaonis includes these proteins:
- a CDS encoding ubiquitin-like protein Pup, which produces MAARQYDQRNTPDARPDDEPAGPPPTGASASARDAEVDSLLDEIDDVLETNAETFVRGFVQKGGQ; this is translated from the coding sequence TTGGCAGCACGGCAGTACGACCAGCGCAACACCCCCGACGCCCGGCCGGACGACGAGCCCGCGGGCCCGCCGCCGACCGGAGCGAGCGCGAGCGCCCGCGATGCGGAGGTGGACTCGCTGCTGGACGAGATCGACGACGTGCTCGAGACGAACGCGGAGACCTTCGTGCGGGGCTTCGTCCAGAAGGGCGGCCAATGA
- a CDS encoding site-2 protease family protein — MTTPARTESRGWRIGRIGGAPVIITPGWALIAVVLVVTFAPWLDSLLNLGFEAYLWALVLPVLLLVSVLAHELSHGLMARRFGVGVGEYVITLWGGHTSFTDAIRTPGPSAAISVAGPLANVALALLAAGGAYLTDGVASVAFAAATYSNGFVAVFNLLPALPMDGGKLLEALIWKVRGDRLAGTIAAGRCGQVVAIALPVVVLGGPVLQGGRPDLFAAIWSLLLAGMLWNGAYASVRYARAQRSAQGMDLRSLAVGAHVLPAGASVADVDRAVAAAPSVAVVLVDPRGIPVGLVDPGALATVPAAGRDAVPATAVATALARLALITQHTGPAAVAQVARAAKAGAATVVVVGLDGGTPQVLGLVAVADVAHALTPRRG; from the coding sequence ATGACCACGCCGGCCAGGACTGAGAGCCGCGGCTGGCGGATCGGCCGGATCGGTGGGGCGCCGGTCATCATCACGCCCGGCTGGGCGCTCATCGCCGTCGTCCTGGTCGTCACCTTCGCACCGTGGCTGGACTCGCTGCTCAACCTCGGCTTCGAGGCGTACCTGTGGGCGCTCGTGCTGCCGGTGCTGCTCCTGGTCTCGGTCCTGGCGCACGAGCTCAGCCACGGCCTGATGGCCCGCCGGTTCGGGGTCGGCGTCGGTGAGTACGTGATCACCCTCTGGGGTGGGCACACGTCCTTCACGGACGCGATCCGCACGCCCGGCCCGTCCGCCGCGATCTCCGTGGCCGGCCCGCTCGCGAACGTCGCACTCGCGCTGCTCGCCGCCGGCGGCGCCTACCTGACCGACGGCGTCGCCTCGGTCGCGTTCGCCGCGGCCACCTACTCCAACGGCTTCGTCGCCGTGTTCAACCTGCTGCCGGCGCTGCCCATGGACGGCGGCAAGCTGCTCGAGGCACTGATCTGGAAGGTCCGCGGGGACCGGCTGGCCGGCACCATCGCCGCCGGCCGGTGCGGGCAGGTGGTCGCGATCGCCCTGCCCGTCGTGGTCCTCGGCGGCCCGGTGCTGCAGGGCGGCCGACCCGACCTGTTCGCCGCGATCTGGTCCCTGCTGCTGGCCGGAATGCTGTGGAACGGTGCGTACGCCTCGGTCCGCTACGCCCGCGCCCAGCGCAGCGCCCAGGGCATGGACCTGCGCAGCCTCGCCGTCGGTGCGCACGTGCTGCCCGCCGGCGCGAGCGTCGCCGACGTGGACCGGGCGGTGGCCGCGGCGCCGTCCGTCGCCGTCGTCCTGGTGGACCCCCGCGGGATCCCGGTGGGACTCGTCGATCCCGGCGCCCTGGCGACCGTGCCCGCTGCGGGCCGCGACGCGGTGCCGGCCACCGCCGTCGCCACGGCCCTCGCCCGCCTCGCCCTGATCACCCAGCACACCGGACCCGCCGCCGTCGCCCAGGTGGCCCGGGCCGCGAAGGCGGGCGCCGCCACGGTCGTGGTGGTCGGGCTCGACGGCGGGACACCCCAGGTCCTCGGGCTGGTCGCCGTCGCCGACGTCGCGCACGCGCTCACGCCCCGCCGCGGATAG
- a CDS encoding HAD family hydrolase: MPPASTTVLSAVLWDMDGTIVDTEPYWIGAEIDLATEHGGTWDETLAVELVGNSLETSAELLRERAGIRGTDAEIVDELLSRVVRRVREEGVPWRPGALDLLAQLRAADIPCALVTMSWRALADVIVGALPADTFAAVVTGDQVTNGKPHPEPYLRAARELGVDIAACVAIEDSIPGLASAEASGARVLAVPAVQRIEPAPGRSRVDSLSDVDLDVLRRIVAGEVHDHAGQD, translated from the coding sequence GTGCCCCCAGCCTCCACCACCGTGCTCTCCGCTGTCCTGTGGGACATGGACGGCACCATCGTCGACACCGAGCCGTACTGGATCGGGGCGGAGATCGACCTGGCGACCGAGCACGGCGGCACCTGGGACGAGACGCTCGCCGTCGAACTCGTCGGGAACTCGCTGGAGACCAGCGCCGAGCTGCTGCGCGAGCGCGCCGGGATCCGGGGCACGGACGCCGAGATCGTCGACGAGCTCCTCTCCCGGGTGGTTCGCCGGGTCCGCGAGGAGGGCGTGCCGTGGCGTCCGGGGGCCCTCGATCTGCTCGCCCAGCTGCGGGCGGCCGACATCCCCTGCGCACTCGTGACGATGTCCTGGCGTGCGCTCGCCGACGTCATCGTCGGGGCACTCCCGGCCGACACCTTCGCCGCAGTCGTCACCGGCGACCAGGTCACCAACGGCAAGCCGCACCCCGAGCCGTACCTGCGGGCCGCCCGCGAGCTGGGCGTGGACATCGCTGCCTGCGTCGCGATCGAGGACTCGATCCCCGGGCTCGCGTCCGCGGAGGCCTCCGGTGCCCGCGTGCTGGCCGTGCCCGCGGTGCAGCGGATCGAGCCCGCACCCGGCCGAAGCAGGGTCGACAGCCTGTCCGACGTGGATCTGGACGTGCTGCGGCGCATCGTCGCCGGAGAGGTGCATGACCACGCCGGCCAGGACTGA
- the arc gene encoding proteasome ATPase, whose translation MAEQNEVPGRVSSTPRERELEKKAIDLAGKNERLVTALTSARSQLVEMRTQLEEMTKPPGSYAIHLHDHGDRTIDVMSSGRKLRVGVAPSVDIETLRPGQELQLNEAMTVVAAGGYEPVGELVTVKEALDGGRVLVLGRADEERVVRLAGPLQDVTVRVGDTLTVDARTGFAFERIPRSEVEDLMLEEVPDVDYADIGGLAAQIEQIKDAVELPFLHPDLFREHGLKPPKGLLLYGPPGCGKTLIAKAVATSLAETAAAQNGGAAPGAARSYFLNVKGPELLNKFVGETERHIRLIFSRAREKASQGIPVVVFFDEMESLFRTRGTGVSSDVETTIVPQLLSEIDGVERLENVIVIGASNREDMIDPAILRPGRLDVKIKIERPDAEAARDIFTKYLTPDLPIHPDDLAEHGGDAAAVVEAMIERTVGRMYSEEPENQFLEVTYASGDKEILYFKDFNSGAVVQNIVDRAKKSAIKDLLATGVRGIRVEHLLDACVAEFKESEDLPNTTNPDDWARVSGKKGERIVFIRTIVQKKGNPEAGRTIENLNPTGQYL comes from the coding sequence ATGGCCGAGCAGAACGAGGTTCCGGGGCGGGTGTCGAGCACCCCCCGCGAGCGTGAGCTTGAGAAGAAGGCCATCGACCTGGCCGGCAAGAACGAGCGTCTCGTGACGGCGCTGACGTCCGCGCGCTCGCAGCTGGTGGAGATGCGCACCCAGCTCGAGGAGATGACGAAGCCGCCGGGCAGTTACGCGATCCACCTGCACGATCACGGGGACCGCACCATCGACGTGATGTCATCCGGGCGCAAACTCCGGGTCGGGGTCGCGCCCAGCGTGGACATCGAGACGCTGCGGCCCGGACAGGAGCTCCAGCTCAACGAGGCGATGACGGTGGTCGCCGCAGGTGGGTACGAGCCGGTCGGCGAGCTCGTCACCGTGAAGGAAGCGCTCGACGGCGGACGCGTCCTGGTCCTCGGGCGCGCCGACGAGGAGCGGGTGGTCCGGCTCGCCGGGCCGTTGCAGGACGTGACCGTCCGCGTCGGGGACACGCTCACCGTCGACGCCCGCACCGGCTTCGCGTTCGAACGGATCCCGCGTTCGGAGGTCGAGGACCTCATGCTCGAGGAGGTCCCGGACGTCGACTACGCCGACATCGGCGGGCTGGCGGCCCAGATCGAGCAGATCAAGGACGCCGTGGAGCTGCCGTTCCTGCACCCGGACCTGTTCCGTGAGCACGGGCTGAAGCCGCCGAAGGGGCTGCTGCTGTACGGCCCGCCCGGATGCGGCAAGACACTGATCGCGAAGGCCGTCGCGACGTCGCTGGCCGAGACCGCGGCCGCCCAGAACGGTGGCGCGGCCCCCGGGGCGGCGCGCAGCTACTTCCTGAACGTCAAGGGACCGGAGCTGCTGAACAAGTTCGTCGGTGAGACGGAGCGGCACATCCGGCTGATCTTCTCCCGGGCCCGGGAGAAGGCCTCGCAGGGTATCCCGGTGGTCGTGTTCTTCGACGAGATGGAGTCCCTGTTCCGGACCCGCGGCACCGGCGTGTCCAGTGACGTCGAGACCACGATCGTGCCGCAGTTGCTCAGTGAGATCGACGGCGTGGAGCGGCTCGAGAACGTCATCGTGATCGGCGCCTCCAACCGGGAGGACATGATCGACCCGGCCATCCTGCGGCCCGGGCGCCTGGACGTGAAGATCAAGATCGAACGGCCCGACGCCGAGGCGGCCCGGGACATCTTCACGAAGTACCTGACCCCGGACCTGCCGATCCACCCGGACGACCTGGCCGAGCACGGCGGGGACGCGGCGGCGGTCGTCGAGGCGATGATCGAGCGGACCGTGGGCCGGATGTACTCGGAGGAGCCCGAGAACCAGTTCCTCGAGGTCACCTACGCGAGCGGCGACAAGGAGATCCTGTACTTCAAGGACTTCAACTCCGGGGCCGTGGTGCAGAACATCGTCGACCGGGCGAAGAAGAGCGCCATCAAGGACCTGCTCGCCACCGGCGTGCGTGGGATCCGGGTGGAACACCTCCTGGACGCGTGCGTGGCGGAGTTCAAGGAGAGCGAGGACCTCCCGAACACCACCAACCCCGACGACTGGGCGCGGGTGTCCGGCAAGAAGGGTGAGCGGATCGTGTTCATCCGCACGATCGTGCAGAAGAAGGGCAACCCCGAGGCGGGGCGCACCATCGAGAACCTGAACCCGACGGGGCAGTACCTGTAG
- the prcA gene encoding proteasome subunit alpha, giving the protein MTQPFYVSPEQLMKDRADFARKGIARGRSVIVVGYRGGIAFVTENTSRALHKISEIYDRIGFAAVGKYNEFENLRVAGVRYADLRGYSYDRVDVSARGLANAYAQTMGAVFTTESKPLEVELAVAEVAASQAGDQIYRLGYDGSVAEEPGFVVMGGAAERLGALVRAEWTEDLSLAEVLGLAVRVLGAGEEEDGSADRVLAPASLEAAVLDRDRPRRAFQRLSVPALTDLLPTAEQG; this is encoded by the coding sequence ATGACCCAGCCGTTCTACGTCTCGCCCGAGCAACTCATGAAGGACCGGGCTGACTTCGCGCGCAAGGGCATCGCCCGGGGCCGGTCCGTGATCGTCGTCGGCTACCGAGGCGGCATCGCGTTCGTCACCGAGAACACGTCCCGCGCGCTGCACAAGATCAGCGAGATCTACGACCGGATCGGCTTCGCGGCCGTCGGCAAGTACAACGAGTTCGAGAACCTGCGGGTGGCCGGGGTCCGGTACGCGGACCTGCGCGGGTACTCCTACGACCGCGTCGACGTCAGCGCCCGTGGCCTTGCGAACGCGTACGCACAGACCATGGGCGCCGTGTTCACCACCGAGTCCAAGCCGCTCGAGGTCGAGCTCGCCGTCGCCGAGGTGGCCGCCTCGCAGGCCGGCGACCAGATCTACCGGCTCGGTTATGACGGCTCGGTCGCCGAGGAGCCCGGCTTCGTGGTGATGGGCGGCGCCGCGGAACGCCTCGGTGCCCTGGTTCGCGCGGAGTGGACCGAGGACCTCTCGCTGGCCGAGGTGCTCGGCCTTGCGGTGCGCGTGCTCGGCGCCGGCGAGGAGGAGGACGGCTCGGCCGACCGCGTCCTCGCCCCGGCCAGCCTTGAGGCCGCCGTGCTCGACCGGGACCGGCCCCGGCGCGCGTTCCAGCGGCTGAGCGTCCCGGCCCTCACCGACCTGCTGCCCACCGCGGAGCAGGGATGA
- the dop gene encoding depupylase/deamidase Dop — translation MTVRRIMGIETEYGILGIGNPGANPMLMSAQVVTAYANEGVHGGSRARWDYQDEDPLRDARGWSLDRSSAHPSQLTDNPSRPAPDGDRPDDGGAGGDGGTGGTDEATGVHWGGVTQRRRPAPQPEPATVANVILPNGARYYVDHAHPEYSSPEVTGPLDAVRWDRAGEEVLLRSARLLAQIPGMPQVALYKNNTDGKGASYGTHENYLVDRAVPFDDIIDYLTPFLVTRPVFCGAGRLGRGQRGEQPGYQISQRADFIEAEVGLETTLRRPIINTRDEPHADATRYRRLHVIVGDANMHEVSTYLKLGTTSVLLWLLEQGQVPLELSALRLADPVGAAHAVSHDLSLGIPLDLADGRRMTALQIQRVYVDVITAAVGAHAERTGTAPDGQTADVLARWSDLVTRLADAPASCAREVEWLAKLRVLDGMRTRDDLPWDHPRLAALDLQWSDLRPERGIYAKMAAARAVERLVEAADVERAITHPPEDTRAYFRGEAIRRFPDAISAANWDAIVFDVPGLAHLQRVPTADPLRGTRRHVGELLDAHTDAGSLLRALTAVPPPAGESGT, via the coding sequence GTGACAGTGCGACGCATCATGGGTATCGAGACCGAGTACGGCATCCTCGGGATCGGCAATCCCGGGGCGAACCCGATGCTGATGTCCGCGCAGGTAGTCACGGCCTACGCCAACGAGGGCGTGCACGGCGGTTCGCGGGCGCGCTGGGACTACCAGGACGAGGACCCGCTGCGGGACGCGCGCGGGTGGAGCCTCGACCGATCCTCCGCGCACCCCAGCCAGCTCACCGACAACCCGAGCCGGCCAGCGCCGGACGGCGACCGTCCTGACGACGGTGGCGCCGGCGGCGACGGCGGCACCGGAGGCACCGACGAGGCCACCGGGGTGCACTGGGGCGGCGTGACGCAGCGTCGGCGCCCGGCCCCGCAGCCGGAACCGGCGACGGTCGCCAACGTGATCCTGCCGAACGGCGCGAGGTACTACGTCGACCATGCCCACCCGGAGTACTCCAGCCCGGAGGTCACCGGCCCGCTCGACGCGGTGCGCTGGGACCGGGCCGGCGAGGAGGTGCTGCTCCGCTCGGCTCGGCTGCTCGCCCAGATCCCGGGCATGCCCCAGGTGGCGCTGTACAAGAACAACACCGACGGCAAGGGCGCCAGCTACGGCACCCATGAGAACTACCTCGTGGACCGTGCCGTGCCGTTCGACGACATCATCGACTACCTCACCCCGTTCCTGGTGACCCGGCCCGTGTTCTGCGGTGCTGGCCGCCTCGGCCGGGGTCAGCGCGGTGAGCAGCCCGGGTACCAGATCTCCCAGCGGGCCGACTTCATCGAGGCCGAGGTCGGGCTCGAGACGACGTTGCGGCGTCCGATCATCAACACCCGGGACGAGCCGCACGCGGACGCGACCCGGTACCGGCGCCTGCACGTGATCGTCGGGGACGCGAACATGCACGAGGTGTCCACCTACCTCAAGCTCGGCACCACCTCGGTCCTGCTCTGGCTGCTCGAGCAGGGCCAGGTGCCCCTCGAGCTGAGTGCGCTCCGGCTCGCCGACCCGGTCGGTGCCGCACACGCCGTCAGCCACGACCTCAGCCTCGGCATCCCGCTCGACCTGGCCGACGGTCGCCGGATGACGGCTCTGCAGATCCAACGCGTCTACGTCGACGTGATCACCGCCGCCGTCGGCGCCCACGCCGAGCGCACCGGCACCGCCCCGGACGGCCAGACCGCGGACGTCCTGGCGCGCTGGTCCGACCTGGTCACCCGGCTCGCGGACGCACCAGCCTCCTGCGCCCGGGAGGTCGAGTGGCTCGCGAAGCTCCGGGTCCTGGACGGGATGCGGACCCGGGACGACCTGCCCTGGGACCACCCGCGGCTGGCGGCGCTGGACCTGCAGTGGTCCGACCTGCGGCCCGAGCGCGGCATCTACGCGAAGATGGCGGCCGCCCGGGCCGTGGAGCGGCTCGTCGAGGCGGCCGACGTCGAGCGCGCGATCACCCACCCGCCCGAGGACACCAGGGCGTACTTCCGCGGTGAGGCGATCCGCCGGTTCCCGGATGCGATCAGTGCCGCGAACTGGGATGCGATCGTCTTCGACGTGCCCGGGCTGGCGCACCTGCAACGGGTCCCGACGGCGGACCCCCTGCGAGGCACCCGGCGGCACGTTGGCGAACTGCTCGACGCCCACACCGACGCCGGCTCGTTGTTGCGCGCCCTGACGGCCGTGCCGCCTCCGGCGGGGGAGTCTGGGACGTAG
- a CDS encoding PAC2 family protein: protein MLVAAFEGWNDAGSSATSALAQIAEVWGAHTYRTLDPDDFHDFQVNRPMVGPDGSGGRTLTWPSTTISVTVGPQTGRRIVLVQGVEPSTRWRTYCNQILDAAEELGVRTVVCLGALLADVPHTRPIPVQTSSEDPTVQALLGVEGSDYEGPTGIVGVLSHLAYERGIHTLNVWAAVPHYVAQPPSPKATLAILMALEEFLGESAPVGELAEDAKAWQLGVDELAEDDPEVAEYVRQLEEAKDTAELPEASGEAIAREFERYLRRRDTGGGPVAGS, encoded by the coding sequence ATGCTGGTCGCTGCCTTCGAGGGCTGGAACGACGCCGGCAGCTCGGCCACGTCCGCCCTTGCGCAGATCGCCGAGGTCTGGGGCGCCCACACCTACCGCACCTTGGACCCGGACGACTTCCACGACTTCCAGGTGAACCGGCCCATGGTCGGCCCGGACGGTTCCGGCGGGCGCACGCTGACCTGGCCGTCCACGACGATCTCGGTCACGGTGGGTCCGCAGACCGGGCGCCGGATCGTGCTGGTCCAGGGCGTGGAGCCGTCGACCCGGTGGCGCACCTACTGCAACCAGATCCTCGACGCCGCCGAGGAGCTCGGGGTGCGCACCGTCGTGTGCCTTGGCGCGCTGCTCGCCGACGTGCCGCACACCCGGCCGATCCCGGTGCAGACGTCGTCCGAGGACCCGACCGTGCAGGCGCTGCTCGGGGTGGAGGGCAGCGACTACGAGGGTCCGACGGGCATCGTCGGGGTGCTCTCGCACCTGGCCTACGAGCGGGGCATCCACACCCTGAACGTCTGGGCCGCCGTGCCGCACTACGTGGCGCAGCCGCCGTCGCCGAAGGCCACGCTGGCGATCCTGATGGCGCTCGAGGAGTTCCTCGGTGAGTCGGCGCCCGTCGGCGAGCTCGCCGAGGACGCGAAGGCCTGGCAGCTCGGGGTGGACGAGCTCGCCGAGGACGACCCGGAGGTGGCCGAGTACGTGCGCCAGCTCGAGGAGGCCAAGGACACGGCCGAGCTGCCCGAGGCCAGCGGTGAGGCGATCGCGCGCGAGTTCGAGCGGTACCTGCGCCGTCGGGACACCGGCGGCGGCCCGGTCGCCGGGTCGTAG
- the prcB gene encoding proteasome subunit beta, whose translation MTAEFGDRLPAAFSRPGSSSFVDFLADHAPNLLPGREPAPIGSVEAPHATTIVALTYDGGIVMAGDRRATMGSTIAHRKMEKVFSADDYSAVGIAGTAGVAIELVRLFQLELEHFEKIEGTLLSLEGKANRLATMVRAGLPMALQGLAAVPLFGGYDERRSEGRIFSYDVAGGRYEEADFHAIGSGSVHARGSMKKLWAPGLGSEEAVRIAVHALIDAADEDSATGGPDVARGIYPIVAVVDSGGYRRVGDLDLAAVVRAITSGQEES comes from the coding sequence ATGACGGCCGAGTTCGGCGACCGGCTCCCGGCCGCGTTCTCCCGACCCGGTAGCTCGTCGTTCGTCGACTTCCTCGCCGACCACGCCCCGAACCTGCTGCCGGGCCGTGAGCCGGCCCCGATCGGGTCGGTCGAGGCCCCGCACGCGACCACGATCGTGGCGCTCACCTACGACGGCGGGATCGTGATGGCGGGGGACCGGCGCGCCACGATGGGCTCGACGATCGCGCACCGGAAGATGGAGAAGGTCTTCTCGGCCGACGACTACTCCGCGGTGGGCATCGCGGGAACCGCCGGGGTCGCCATCGAACTGGTCCGGTTGTTCCAGCTCGAGCTCGAGCACTTCGAGAAGATCGAGGGCACGCTGCTGTCCCTCGAGGGCAAGGCGAACCGACTCGCCACGATGGTCCGGGCCGGCCTGCCGATGGCGCTGCAGGGGCTCGCCGCCGTCCCGTTGTTCGGAGGCTACGACGAGCGGCGCTCCGAGGGCCGGATCTTCTCCTACGACGTGGCCGGCGGTCGCTACGAGGAAGCGGACTTCCACGCGATCGGCTCCGGCTCCGTGCACGCCCGCGGCTCCATGAAGAAGCTCTGGGCGCCGGGGCTCGGGTCCGAGGAGGCCGTGCGGATCGCGGTGCACGCGCTCATCGACGCCGCCGACGAGGACTCGGCCACCGGCGGACCGGACGTGGCCCGGGGCATCTACCCGATCGTCGCCGTGGTGGACTCGGGCGGTTACCGACGGGTGGGCGACCTCGACCTCGCCGCCGTCGTCCGAGCGATCACATCGGGGCAGGAGGAGTCATGA
- a CDS encoding tRNA (adenine-N1)-methyltransferase → MTDEPTGATIRRGPFREGDKVQLTDPKGRLHTIVLQAQKVFHTHRGSFDHDVLLGAPEGTVVATTSGIEYLALRPLLSDYVLSMPRGAAVIYPKDAGQIVTMADIYPGARVVEAGVGSGALSLSLLRAVGDRGTLLSIERREDFAAIAQGNVEEFFGGVHPAWDVRVGDLADVLPDAVEPGSVDRVVLDMLAPWENLGVVADALAPGGVLVAYVATATQLSRFAEDAKADGRFTEPTAWESMVRGWHLEGLAVRPEHRMIGHTGFLITTRRMAPGVVAPVRRRRPAPGAYAESAVSFDEGELATDLGQRAVSDKKIRRVRRDLDARRDRREGGPTTGPSDAS, encoded by the coding sequence GTGACTGACGAACCCACCGGCGCCACCATCCGCCGCGGCCCGTTCCGCGAGGGTGACAAGGTGCAACTGACCGACCCGAAGGGCCGGTTGCACACCATCGTGTTGCAGGCGCAGAAGGTGTTCCACACCCACCGGGGCTCGTTCGACCACGACGTCCTGCTCGGTGCGCCCGAGGGCACCGTCGTGGCAACCACGTCCGGGATCGAATACCTGGCGCTGCGCCCGCTGCTCTCGGACTATGTGCTGTCCATGCCGCGCGGCGCCGCGGTGATCTACCCCAAGGACGCGGGGCAGATCGTCACCATGGCCGATATCTACCCGGGTGCCCGGGTGGTCGAGGCCGGGGTCGGCTCCGGCGCCCTGTCCCTGTCGTTGCTGCGCGCCGTGGGTGACCGGGGGACGCTGCTGTCGATCGAGCGGCGAGAAGACTTCGCGGCCATCGCCCAGGGTAACGTCGAGGAGTTCTTCGGCGGGGTCCACCCGGCGTGGGACGTGCGGGTCGGCGACCTCGCGGACGTGCTGCCGGACGCCGTCGAGCCCGGCTCGGTCGACCGGGTGGTGCTGGACATGCTCGCGCCCTGGGAGAACCTCGGCGTCGTCGCGGACGCGCTCGCCCCGGGCGGCGTGCTCGTCGCCTATGTCGCGACCGCCACCCAGCTGTCCCGGTTCGCCGAGGACGCCAAGGCCGACGGCCGGTTCACCGAGCCGACGGCGTGGGAGTCGATGGTGCGCGGGTGGCACCTGGAGGGGCTCGCGGTGCGACCCGAGCACCGCATGATCGGGCACACCGGCTTCCTCATCACCACCCGCAGGATGGCGCCCGGCGTGGTCGCCCCGGTGCGCCGCCGTCGCCCGGCACCGGGTGCCTACGCCGAGTCCGCCGTCTCCTTCGACGAGGGTGAGCTGGCCACAGATCTGGGTCAGCGCGCCGTCTCGGACAAGAAGATCCGGCGGGTCCGGCGCGACCTCGATGCCCGGCGGGACCGCCGCGAGGGCGGACCAACCACTGGACCGTCCGACGCGAGCTGA
- the mshC gene encoding cysteine--1-D-myo-inosityl 2-amino-2-deoxy-alpha-D-glucopyranoside ligase: protein MQSWPAPHVPELPGRGPGLRLSDTATGTRVEPAADGVGRLYVCGITPYDSTHLGHAFTYVTFDLIGRVWRDAGVDVRYAQNVTDVDDPLLERATETGVDWRDLAADQVDLFRGDMLALRVIPPDDYVGVVESIDLVVEAVERLVAAGAAYRVDSDVYADLSGDARFGGVSHLAPAQMDELFAERGGDPERPGKRHPLDPLLWRGRRDGEPHWDGRSLGEGRPGWHIECAAIAATHLGLPVTVQGGGTDLIFPHHEMSTSHLRLLGDGSEPIRAFVHSGLVGYDGHKMSKSRGNLVFVSALTADGVAPGAIRLTLLAHHYRADWEFTDADLVAGAARHEAWRSAATRPAEGGGTDPEPVLHGLRAALSDDLDTVAALAVVDAWARTGTAADTVVIDAVDALLGVDLRA, encoded by the coding sequence GTGCAGTCATGGCCCGCCCCCCACGTTCCTGAACTTCCCGGTCGCGGCCCGGGCCTGAGGCTCTCCGACACCGCGACCGGCACCCGGGTGGAACCGGCGGCCGACGGCGTCGGCAGGCTGTACGTCTGCGGCATCACCCCGTACGACTCGACCCACCTGGGCCACGCGTTCACGTACGTCACCTTCGACCTGATCGGGCGCGTGTGGCGCGACGCCGGCGTGGACGTGCGCTACGCGCAGAACGTCACCGACGTGGACGACCCGCTGCTCGAGCGGGCCACCGAGACCGGGGTCGACTGGCGGGACCTGGCCGCGGACCAGGTGGACCTGTTCCGCGGGGACATGCTGGCACTTCGGGTGATCCCGCCGGACGACTACGTCGGCGTGGTCGAGTCCATCGACCTCGTCGTCGAGGCCGTCGAGCGGCTCGTCGCGGCCGGCGCCGCCTACCGGGTCGATTCCGACGTGTACGCCGACCTGAGCGGCGACGCCCGGTTCGGTGGCGTCTCCCACCTGGCCCCGGCGCAGATGGACGAACTGTTCGCCGAGCGCGGCGGTGATCCCGAGCGCCCCGGCAAGCGGCACCCGCTCGACCCGCTGCTCTGGCGTGGCCGCCGCGACGGCGAACCCCACTGGGACGGCCGCAGCCTCGGCGAGGGGCGGCCCGGCTGGCACATCGAGTGCGCGGCCATCGCCGCCACCCACCTCGGCCTTCCGGTGACCGTGCAGGGCGGCGGGACGGACCTGATCTTCCCGCACCACGAGATGAGCACGAGCCACCTGCGCCTGCTCGGTGACGGCAGCGAACCGATCCGGGCGTTCGTGCACTCGGGGCTGGTCGGCTACGACGGCCACAAGATGAGCAAGTCGCGCGGCAACCTGGTGTTCGTGTCCGCGCTGACGGCCGACGGCGTGGCCCCCGGCGCGATCCGGCTCACGCTCCTCGCGCACCACTACCGGGCGGACTGGGAGTTCACCGACGCCGACCTGGTGGCCGGCGCGGCCCGGCACGAGGCCTGGCGGTCAGCGGCGACCCGTCCGGCCGAGGGCGGCGGCACGGACCCCGAGCCGGTGCTGCACGGTCTGCGCGCGGCGCTCAGCGACGACCTCGACACCGTCGCCGCGCTCGCGGTGGTCGACGCCTGGGCACGGACGGGCACGGCCGCGGACACCGTGGTGATCGACGCCGTCGACGCGCTGCTCGGCGTGGACCTGCGGGCTTAG